In a single window of the Limnohabitans sp. 2KL-27 genome:
- a CDS encoding DUF934 domain-containing protein, with protein MKIITAPEHHSTESPTVITLANDADPRTLDLSGVTRIDLQFPKFTDGRAYSQAFLLRRRLGFEGELRATGDVLIDQLVQMQRTGFDVAVLREGVDASAAQRQFDRFAGFYQGSAVGTEPPFAKAA; from the coding sequence ATGAAAATCATCACCGCCCCAGAACACCACAGCACTGAATCGCCAACGGTCATCACACTGGCCAACGACGCCGACCCCCGCACGCTCGACCTGAGCGGCGTGACACGCATCGACCTGCAATTTCCCAAATTCACCGACGGCCGCGCTTACAGCCAGGCCTTTTTGCTGCGTCGCCGTTTGGGCTTTGAGGGCGAGTTGCGCGCCACCGGGGATGTGCTGATCGACCAATTGGTGCAGATGCAGCGCACCGGTTTTGACGTGGCCGTGTTGCGAGAAGGCGTGGACGCCTCGGCAGCGCAACGGCAGTTCGACCGCTTTGCCGGGTTTTACCAAGGCTCGGCTGTCGGCACAGAACCCCCATTTGCGAAAGCCGCCTGA
- a CDS encoding phosphoadenylyl-sulfate reductase, protein MTSSLISARNAPAKATAHNAKASTEFGAKLAETEALLRRAAAEFQPVSQASSLGAEDVVITHLINRLQLAIPVFVLETGALHTETLALLERTQAHSRSPVQVFRPVQASVIQFVRERGQDAIYQSIALRKACCSIRKMEPLARALKGHKAWITGLRQEQSNARAEVPLFDTSEEAAKNLAKFNPLAKWTWGDVWHYIATNQVDYNPLHDQFFPSIGCAPCTRAISLGEAFRAGRWWWEDEAAKECGLHVKK, encoded by the coding sequence ATGACTTCCAGCCTGATTTCTGCCCGCAACGCCCCGGCCAAAGCCACGGCGCACAACGCCAAAGCCAGCACTGAATTTGGGGCCAAGTTGGCCGAAACCGAGGCCCTGCTGCGGCGCGCGGCGGCCGAGTTCCAACCCGTGTCCCAAGCCTCCAGCCTGGGCGCCGAGGACGTGGTGATCACCCACCTCATCAACCGCCTGCAACTGGCCATCCCGGTGTTTGTGCTCGAAACCGGCGCGCTGCACACCGAGACGCTGGCCTTGCTGGAGCGCACCCAGGCGCATTCGCGCTCGCCTGTCCAAGTGTTCCGTCCGGTGCAGGCATCGGTGATCCAGTTCGTGCGCGAGCGAGGCCAGGACGCGATCTACCAAAGCATCGCGCTGCGCAAGGCTTGCTGCAGCATCCGAAAAATGGAACCGCTGGCCCGTGCCCTGAAGGGCCACAAAGCCTGGATCACGGGGCTGCGCCAGGAGCAATCCAACGCCCGGGCCGAGGTTCCCCTGTTCGACACCAGCGAAGAAGCCGCCAAAAACCTGGCCAAGTTCAACCCCCTTGCCAAGTGGACCTGGGGCGATGTGTGGCACTACATCGCGACCAACCAGGTGGACTACAACCCTTTACACGACCAGTTTTTCCCGAGCATTGGCTGCGCGCCTTGCACCCGGGCCATCAGCTTGGGCGAAGCGTTCCGCGCCGGGCGCTGGTGGTGGGAGGACGAGGCGGCCAAGGAATGCGGACTGCACGTCAAGAAATGA
- the cysD gene encoding sulfate adenylyltransferase subunit CysD, with protein sequence MTATTPTELHTLSNAHLDALEEETIFILREVAAAFERPTLLFSGGKDSLVMLKCAEKAFGGQTSPSGSGRIPYPLLMIDTGHNFTEVTDFRDLRAKELGAELIVRSVEDSMKRGTVRLAHPGESRNVHQSVTLLEAIEEFRFDALIGGARRDEEKARAKERIFSHRDSFGQWQPKAQRPELWTLFNHKLQPGEHFRVFPISNWTELDVWQYIVREKIALPSIYYTHKREVVDRRGLLVPVTELTPPKDGEEVVVRDVRFRTVGDITCTCPVESTASTPEQIVIETLAADVSERGATRMDDKTSEASMEKRKKDGYF encoded by the coding sequence ATGACCGCCACCACACCCACCGAGCTGCACACCCTGAGCAATGCCCACCTGGACGCGCTTGAAGAAGAAACCATCTTCATCCTGCGCGAAGTCGCCGCCGCCTTCGAGCGCCCCACCCTGCTGTTTTCGGGGGGCAAGGATTCGTTGGTCATGCTCAAGTGCGCCGAAAAGGCTTTTGGAGGCCAAACAAGCCCCTCCGGTAGCGGCCGCATTCCCTACCCGCTGCTGATGATCGACACCGGCCACAACTTCACCGAAGTGACCGATTTCCGCGACCTGCGGGCCAAGGAGCTGGGTGCTGAACTCATCGTGCGCAGCGTCGAAGACTCCATGAAACGCGGCACCGTGCGCCTGGCCCACCCCGGGGAGAGCCGCAATGTGCACCAGTCGGTGACGCTGCTCGAAGCGATCGAAGAATTCCGCTTTGATGCCCTGATTGGCGGCGCCCGCCGTGACGAAGAAAAGGCCCGCGCCAAAGAGCGCATCTTTTCGCACCGAGACAGCTTTGGCCAGTGGCAGCCCAAGGCCCAGCGCCCCGAGCTGTGGACGCTGTTCAACCACAAGCTGCAGCCCGGCGAGCACTTTCGCGTGTTCCCGATCAGCAACTGGACCGAGCTGGACGTGTGGCAGTACATCGTCCGCGAAAAGATTGCACTGCCGTCGATTTATTACACCCACAAACGTGAAGTGGTGGACCGCAGGGGACTGCTGGTCCCCGTGACCGAACTCACGCCCCCCAAAGACGGTGAAGAAGTGGTGGTGCGTGACGTGCGTTTTCGCACCGTGGGGGACATCACCTGCACCTGCCCGGTGGAAAGCACGGCATCGACACCTGAACAAATCGTGATCGAGACGCTGGCCGCCGACGTGAGCGAGCGCGGCGCGACCCGCATGGACGACAAGACCTCCGAGGCGTCCATGGAAAAACGCAAAAAAGACGGTTATTTCTGA
- a CDS encoding sulfate adenylyltransferase subunit 1 — translation MHNDKHFSALKFITCGSVDDGKSTLIGRLLVDTKAVLQDHLAGVQRSGETDLALLTDGLSAEREQGITIDVAYRYFNTEARKFIIGDAPGHEQYTRNMVTAASSADAAVVLVDAIKLDWAKPELQLLPQTRRHALLVNLLRVPSIVFAINKLDAVADAAVAYQNIAGALNQFAKEAGITVKAMVPVSALKGWNIVDSQPDWCGYSGPSLLSILEDLPVTPAETDAAFSFPVQWVEKCHDSGVTNQGRRVFWGRVATGSVEPGQTVNVFPSGQTAVVSQVLSATRQPQGQTAGHSAGLVLDREVDVSRGDWLLAEKSETLGAPEGQRQLSTTIAWMDDEPLVVGRQYWALHGHRWVKVKVQRVVHRLNVNTLAEEEATELPPNAIGHVTLALQEPLATLPFAQSRTLGALVLVDTASHRTAGAVLVN, via the coding sequence ATGCACAATGACAAACACTTTTCTGCCCTCAAGTTCATCACCTGTGGCTCGGTCGACGACGGCAAGAGCACCTTGATTGGCCGCCTGCTGGTGGACACCAAAGCCGTGCTGCAAGACCACTTGGCGGGCGTTCAGCGCTCGGGTGAGACCGATTTGGCCCTGCTGACCGACGGCCTGAGTGCGGAGCGCGAGCAAGGCATCACCATCGACGTGGCCTACCGTTACTTCAACACGGAGGCACGCAAGTTCATCATCGGTGACGCGCCCGGCCACGAGCAGTACACCCGCAACATGGTCACCGCCGCCTCGAGCGCCGACGCTGCGGTGGTGCTGGTCGACGCCATCAAACTCGACTGGGCCAAGCCCGAGCTGCAGCTGCTGCCGCAAACCCGCCGCCACGCCTTGCTGGTCAACCTGCTGCGCGTGCCGTCCATCGTGTTTGCCATCAACAAGCTCGACGCCGTGGCCGATGCCGCTGTGGCTTACCAGAACATCGCAGGCGCCTTGAACCAGTTTGCCAAGGAAGCGGGCATCACGGTCAAAGCCATGGTCCCCGTGTCGGCCCTCAAGGGTTGGAACATTGTCGATTCGCAACCAGATTGGTGCGGCTACAGCGGCCCGAGCCTGCTGAGCATTCTTGAAGACCTGCCGGTCACGCCCGCCGAAACCGATGCCGCCTTCAGCTTCCCGGTGCAGTGGGTCGAAAAATGCCATGACTCCGGTGTCACCAACCAAGGCCGCCGCGTGTTTTGGGGCCGCGTGGCAACCGGCAGCGTTGAGCCAGGCCAAACGGTCAACGTCTTTCCGAGCGGTCAGACCGCCGTGGTGTCCCAAGTGCTGTCCGCCACCCGCCAGCCGCAGGGCCAAACCGCCGGTCACAGTGCCGGCCTCGTGCTGGATCGCGAGGTGGATGTGTCGCGTGGCGACTGGCTGCTGGCCGAAAAATCGGAAACTTTGGGCGCCCCCGAAGGCCAACGTCAGCTGAGCACCACCATCGCCTGGATGGACGACGAACCGCTGGTGGTCGGCCGCCAGTACTGGGCGCTGCACGGCCACCGCTGGGTCAAGGTCAAAGTGCAGCGCGTGGTTCACCGACTGAATGTGAACACCCTGGCCGAAGAAGAGGCGACCGAGCTGCCCCCCAACGCCATCGGCCACGTGACGCTGGCGCTGCAGGAGCCGCTGGCGACCCTGCCCTTTGCCCAATCGCGCACCTTGGGTGCGCTGGTGCTGGTGGACACGGCCAGCCACAGGACCGCAGGGGCGGTGCTGGTGAACTGA
- the fdxA gene encoding ferredoxin FdxA, producing MTHVVSESCIQCKYTDCVDVCPVDCFREGPNFLTIDPDECIDCAVCIPECPVNAIFAEEDLPADQQHMTQLNAELAVLPGWKSITKRKTPLATADEWKDKTGKLSELIR from the coding sequence ATGACCCACGTTGTTTCCGAATCCTGTATCCAGTGCAAGTACACCGACTGTGTGGACGTTTGCCCGGTGGATTGCTTTCGCGAAGGCCCCAACTTCCTGACCATCGACCCCGATGAGTGCATCGACTGCGCTGTGTGCATCCCCGAGTGCCCGGTCAATGCCATCTTTGCCGAGGAAGACCTGCCGGCTGACCAGCAGCACATGACGCAGCTCAACGCCGAGCTGGCCGTGTTGCCCGGCTGGAAAAGCATCACCAAGCGCAAAACCCCGTTGGCCACCGCTGACGAATGGAAAGACAAGACCGGCAAGCTGTCCGAGTTGATCCGCTGA
- a CDS encoding NAD(P)/FAD-dependent oxidoreductase yields the protein MTTPIDTEALVIGAGPVGLFQVFQLGLQGVHCHVVDALPHVGGQCAELYGPKPIYDIPGIPLCTGQELIDRLQQQMAPFKPSLHLGQQVDSLERLPDQRLQVRTSTGQTFCTRTLFIAAGVGAFVPRRLVLDGLAAFEGTQVFAEHLETERWTGQHLVVAGDGDAALQTCLDACQGPQAAASVTLLHRRDQFSADPALTAQMRQACADGRMRFVAGQPTGLRTDGSRLQALELLNPQGETEWLSLDVLQTCLGLSPKLGPVAQWGLAMARKQLVVNTENFGTSESGIFAVGDINTYPGKKKLILCGFHEATLAAFGALALLRPEEKTLLQYTTTSTLLHQRLGIA from the coding sequence ATGACCACCCCCATCGACACCGAAGCGCTGGTCATTGGCGCAGGCCCCGTGGGCCTGTTTCAGGTGTTCCAGCTGGGCCTGCAAGGTGTGCATTGCCATGTGGTTGACGCCCTGCCCCATGTGGGCGGCCAATGCGCCGAGCTGTATGGCCCCAAACCCATCTACGACATCCCGGGCATCCCCTTGTGCACCGGTCAAGAGCTGATTGATCGCTTGCAGCAGCAAATGGCGCCCTTCAAGCCCAGCCTTCACTTGGGCCAGCAAGTGGACAGCCTAGAGCGCCTGCCCGATCAGCGCCTGCAAGTGCGCACCAGCACAGGCCAGACGTTTTGCACCCGAACCCTGTTCATCGCCGCTGGCGTGGGCGCTTTTGTGCCGCGCCGCCTGGTGCTCGATGGCCTTGCGGCTTTTGAGGGCACGCAAGTCTTTGCCGAGCACCTGGAGACCGAGCGCTGGACAGGCCAACACCTGGTGGTGGCGGGCGACGGCGACGCCGCCTTGCAAACCTGCTTGGATGCCTGTCAGGGCCCGCAAGCCGCTGCCAGCGTCACCTTGCTGCACCGCCGAGACCAATTCAGCGCCGACCCGGCCTTGACCGCGCAAATGCGCCAAGCCTGTGCCGATGGCCGCATGCGTTTTGTGGCCGGTCAGCCCACGGGCCTGCGTACCGATGGCAGCCGCCTGCAAGCCCTGGAACTGCTCAACCCGCAAGGCGAGACAGAGTGGCTGAGCCTCGATGTGCTGCAAACCTGTCTGGGCCTCTCGCCCAAATTGGGACCTGTGGCGCAATGGGGTCTGGCCATGGCGCGCAAACAACTGGTGGTCAACACCGAAAACTTCGGCACCTCCGAGTCGGGCATTTTCGCGGTGGGCGACATCAACACCTACCCGGGCAAGAAAAAGCTGATCCTCTGCGGTTTCCACGAAGCCACCTTGGCTGCGTTCGGGGCGCTGGCGTTGCTGCGGCCCGAAGAAAAGACCCTGCTGCAGTACACGACAACGTCCACCTTGCTGCACCAGCGACTGGGCATCGCATAA
- the thiM gene encoding hydroxyethylthiazole kinase produces MALSNQSLLAADDLWSDILAVRNGSPLVHSITNWVVMNLNANVLLAAGASPVMAHAHEEVQDMVRIAQALVLNIGTLEPYWVQSMTLAMVAAKARGIPVVLDPVGAGATPYRNQTLETLLEAGHPTVIRGNGSEIMSTANAAIKTRGVDSSASANDALDAAQALANRTQGVVSVSGETDHILDAHGRMARLNNGHVWMTRITGVGCSLTALIGAFCAVQPDAWRATTAAMALMSIAGERAAEQAQSQGLGVGTMAALLLDNLQGLTQSEFLARLKLDLG; encoded by the coding sequence ATGGCACTCTCTAATCAATCTCTTCTTGCCGCGGACGACTTGTGGTCCGACATACTTGCTGTTCGCAACGGCAGCCCCCTCGTGCACAGCATCACCAACTGGGTGGTCATGAACTTGAACGCCAATGTGCTGCTCGCGGCAGGCGCATCGCCCGTCATGGCTCATGCCCACGAGGAGGTCCAGGACATGGTCAGGATCGCTCAAGCCCTGGTGCTCAATATTGGCACGCTTGAGCCCTACTGGGTACAAAGCATGACACTGGCTATGGTGGCCGCGAAAGCACGTGGCATTCCTGTCGTGCTCGACCCCGTGGGCGCTGGCGCCACCCCATATCGCAACCAAACCCTGGAAACATTGCTAGAGGCTGGTCACCCCACAGTGATACGCGGCAATGGCTCAGAAATCATGAGCACCGCAAATGCGGCCATCAAAACCCGAGGTGTCGACAGCAGCGCCAGTGCCAACGACGCATTGGATGCGGCCCAAGCTCTGGCCAACCGTACTCAAGGCGTTGTGAGCGTCAGTGGTGAAACTGACCATATTTTGGACGCGCATGGGCGTATGGCACGACTGAACAATGGCCATGTCTGGATGACCCGAATTACCGGTGTGGGTTGTTCTCTGACCGCCCTCATTGGCGCCTTTTGCGCTGTCCAGCCAGACGCTTGGCGTGCCACCACAGCCGCCATGGCCCTGATGAGCATCGCTGGCGAGCGGGCCGCTGAACAAGCGCAGAGCCAAGGCCTTGGGGTGGGCACCATGGCAGCGCTGTTGCTCGATAACCTACAAGGTCTGACCCAGTCAGAATTCCTTGCGCGACTCAAACTTGACTTGGGTTGA
- the thiE gene encoding thiamine phosphate synthase, which translates to MNKLVRIAREQLRLYLVTDSELCRGRTLSDVVAAAVRGGVTCVQLREKDLNTREFVARSQALKSLLAPLHIPLVINDRVDVALACQADGVHLGQSDMPVDLVRTILPPHVFIGLSVENDRDIAQAIDLPVDYLGISPVFATPTKTDTQTPWGLMGLQRARAMTSLPLVAIGGIHVGNAVQVIHCGADGLAVVSAICAAEDPAAAATELRSIMQPHFH; encoded by the coding sequence ATGAACAAACTGGTGCGCATAGCGCGCGAACAATTGCGTCTTTACTTGGTGACCGATTCGGAGCTTTGCCGAGGTCGCACTCTGAGTGATGTCGTCGCCGCTGCGGTGCGTGGCGGTGTTACTTGCGTGCAATTGAGGGAAAAAGATCTCAACACACGAGAGTTTGTAGCCCGGTCACAGGCCCTCAAATCCTTGTTAGCCCCCTTGCACATTCCTCTGGTGATCAACGACCGCGTTGACGTGGCCCTTGCCTGCCAAGCCGATGGCGTTCACTTGGGTCAAAGCGACATGCCTGTCGATTTGGTGCGCACAATATTACCGCCACACGTCTTCATTGGCCTGTCGGTAGAGAATGATCGCGACATTGCTCAGGCGATTGACTTGCCAGTGGACTACCTGGGCATCAGCCCGGTGTTCGCGACGCCCACCAAAACGGACACCCAAACCCCTTGGGGTCTGATGGGGCTCCAACGTGCTCGCGCCATGACCAGCTTGCCACTGGTGGCTATCGGCGGCATCCACGTCGGCAACGCTGTTCAGGTGATCCATTGCGGTGCCGACGGCTTGGCCGTTGTCAGCGCAATATGTGCTGCCGAGGACCCCGCAGCAGCTGCAACCGAATTGCGCTCCATCATGCAACCCCACTTCCACTAG
- the thiD gene encoding bifunctional hydroxymethylpyrimidine kinase/phosphomethylpyrimidine kinase — protein MSQTTSRYPRLLTIAGSDSGGGAGIQADIKTFSALGCYGMSAITALTAQNTIGVRAIHAIPPQMLREQIDAVVEDIGVDAVKIGMLHAPDIVQVVAEAIDKHQLAQVVLDPVMIATSGAMLIENEAVQALVQHLFHRVQLITPNLDEAGFLVGHTLKNEADMEAAADQLLHLGARAVLIKGGHLSGDTVADLFVSSNAQKWWLRSARIHSPNTHGTGCTLSSAIAAHLALGVPLQPAIEKSHAFIRQALQAGANVRTGSGSGPLNHLSAPVPMHIMNAR, from the coding sequence ATGAGTCAAACGACCTCACGCTACCCGCGTCTGCTGACCATTGCAGGCTCCGACAGCGGCGGCGGCGCCGGCATTCAGGCCGACATCAAGACTTTCAGTGCCCTTGGTTGCTATGGTATGAGCGCCATCACGGCCTTGACCGCACAAAACACCATCGGCGTGCGCGCAATCCATGCAATCCCCCCGCAAATGTTGCGCGAGCAAATCGACGCGGTCGTCGAAGACATAGGCGTTGATGCTGTCAAAATTGGGATGCTGCATGCCCCTGACATCGTTCAAGTGGTTGCCGAAGCTATCGATAAGCATCAACTGGCTCAAGTGGTCCTGGATCCCGTCATGATCGCAACCAGTGGCGCGATGCTGATCGAAAATGAAGCCGTGCAGGCCTTGGTTCAGCATCTCTTTCATCGCGTCCAGCTCATCACACCCAATCTGGACGAAGCAGGCTTCCTTGTCGGACACACCCTCAAAAATGAAGCCGACATGGAAGCCGCCGCAGACCAACTGTTGCACTTGGGCGCTCGCGCAGTGCTCATCAAAGGTGGACACCTCAGTGGTGACACCGTGGCCGACCTGTTTGTAAGCAGCAACGCCCAAAAATGGTGGCTGCGCTCAGCACGCATCCACAGCCCAAACACACACGGCACGGGATGCACTCTGTCCTCAGCAATCGCTGCGCACCTCGCTTTGGGTGTGCCTCTTCAACCGGCTATTGAAAAAAGTCATGCCTTCATTCGCCAAGCCTTGCAGGCAGGCGCCAATGTGCGCACAGGGTCTGGCAGTGGCCCCCTCAACCACCTTTCGGCGCCCGTTCCCATGCACATCATGAACGCCCGATAA
- a CDS encoding sodium:solute symporter, which produces MDLALAALLIGTLMSFVWIGLRAAADKGTLDDYITARNSQSALTLTLSFVASGLGAWILFVPPEIGAFVGPVGLAGYAFAAALPFLVLFWFGPAIRQRMPEGRSLAEYAEQRFGPLMRYWLTGLSLLYMLCFITAELTALSAIAGLTGKLPGHWVMGGVMVTTLFYTSWGGLRASMATDRLQGWLILGLILAVCISIAWTTQELHTPLSAPPSIPLLSGIGVALTLVIAVTAANLFHQGYWQRIWSAKDNRALKTGSLWAAIITMIIIAVVGSLGMLTVMLGKNPGQPPAPFFVLIGNTSPWLAAIVMVLATALVASSVDSLQNALASLLVTFQHQVGGTSIRQARWLTVLLMIPVFFIALEGFSVLRIFLVADLLCATAFIPVLFGLWKKMTPLSAIAGSIAGLLGAVVPGWIETGDWTAGLLLASFPNSTPTLGPFAGAILASAVTTFVLAYGSTSSERGQ; this is translated from the coding sequence ATGGACTTGGCACTCGCGGCCTTACTGATTGGTACGCTCATGAGCTTTGTCTGGATCGGACTTCGAGCCGCTGCAGACAAAGGCACCCTTGACGACTACATCACCGCACGGAATTCTCAATCAGCGCTGACACTGACCTTGTCGTTTGTAGCATCCGGTCTGGGTGCATGGATCTTGTTTGTGCCACCAGAAATTGGTGCGTTTGTGGGACCAGTTGGATTGGCAGGATACGCCTTTGCAGCCGCACTTCCTTTTTTGGTCCTGTTCTGGTTTGGGCCTGCCATCCGCCAGCGCATGCCAGAAGGCCGCAGTCTGGCAGAGTATGCCGAACAACGATTTGGGCCCCTCATGCGCTATTGGCTCACCGGGTTGTCGCTGCTTTACATGCTGTGTTTCATCACCGCAGAACTCACGGCTCTCTCCGCTATTGCGGGCTTGACGGGAAAGCTCCCGGGGCACTGGGTCATGGGCGGTGTTATGGTGACCACCCTCTTCTACACGAGTTGGGGAGGGCTGAGAGCCAGCATGGCCACAGACCGACTTCAGGGTTGGTTGATCTTGGGCCTCATCTTGGCCGTTTGCATCAGCATCGCTTGGACCACACAAGAACTGCATACGCCACTGTCCGCACCGCCCTCCATCCCGCTCCTGTCTGGCATAGGTGTAGCACTTACATTGGTCATCGCCGTGACAGCGGCCAACCTGTTTCATCAGGGCTACTGGCAACGCATCTGGTCGGCAAAAGACAACCGTGCATTGAAAACCGGTTCCCTGTGGGCCGCCATCATCACCATGATCATCATTGCCGTGGTAGGCAGCTTGGGCATGCTCACTGTGATGCTCGGTAAAAATCCCGGTCAACCACCCGCGCCATTTTTTGTATTGATCGGCAACACAAGCCCTTGGTTGGCCGCGATTGTGATGGTCTTGGCCACCGCATTAGTCGCTTCATCCGTGGACTCCCTACAAAATGCACTCGCATCGCTCTTGGTCACTTTCCAGCATCAAGTCGGTGGCACCTCCATCCGCCAAGCCCGATGGCTTACCGTCCTGCTGATGATCCCCGTCTTCTTCATTGCGCTTGAAGGCTTCTCCGTCCTGCGCATTTTTTTAGTGGCTGATTTGCTGTGTGCCACGGCTTTCATCCCGGTTCTTTTTGGCTTATGGAAAAAAATGACGCCATTGAGTGCCATTGCAGGATCTATTGCAGGACTCCTTGGCGCAGTGGTTCCAGGCTGGATCGAGACCGGTGATTGGACAGCAGGACTGCTGCTCGCCAGTTTCCCCAACAGCACCCCAACCCTTGGCCCATTTGCTGGTGCTATTTTGGCTTCTGCTGTGACCACCTTTGTGCTCGCATATGGCTCTACTTCATCTGAGCGAGGGCAATAA
- a CDS encoding response regulator transcription factor, with product MNPSHCGHVYVVDDNPDIRFYLTDLLRQMGYSIEGYDSAQAFLQNSFDIFPAVLVLDVRMPNMSGVELQDKMKTLGRYTPIVFISGESQSEEIIRAMKGQPIEFLWKPFQIQDLIDAIERGLAVDSLNRQSFIQKNEIRRKWVSLSSREREVFPLMLEGHTNKGIAERLDILPDTAKKHRANVLQKMETPHLSDLMALCKGLDLKAMGS from the coding sequence GACATGTCTATGTTGTCGATGACAACCCTGACATCCGTTTTTATTTGACTGACTTGCTGAGGCAGATGGGCTACAGCATTGAGGGCTATGACAGTGCGCAGGCCTTCCTTCAAAATTCGTTTGACATTTTCCCCGCGGTGTTGGTGCTGGATGTGCGCATGCCCAACATGTCGGGCGTTGAGTTGCAAGACAAGATGAAAACGCTGGGGCGCTACACACCCATCGTCTTCATCAGCGGCGAGAGCCAATCCGAAGAAATCATCCGGGCCATGAAAGGCCAACCGATCGAATTTTTGTGGAAACCTTTTCAGATACAAGACTTGATCGATGCCATTGAGCGGGGCTTGGCGGTTGACTCCTTGAACCGGCAATCCTTCATTCAAAAAAACGAGATACGGCGGAAGTGGGTCTCACTGAGTTCTCGTGAACGCGAAGTGTTTCCTTTGATGCTGGAGGGGCACACCAACAAAGGGATCGCCGAGCGGCTTGATATCTTGCCCGACACGGCCAAAAAACACCGTGCCAATGTCCTGCAAAAGATGGAAACACCACATTTGTCTGATTTGATGGCTTTGTGTAAAGGGCTGGACCTGAAAGCGATGGGGTCATGA